One Poseidonibacter antarcticus genomic window carries:
- the hisIE gene encoding bifunctional phosphoribosyl-AMP cyclohydrolase/phosphoribosyl-ATP diphosphatase HisIE encodes MNQIDKIDWEKMDGLVPVVTQEASTNEVLMLAYMNKEALDLTLKTNTAHYFSRSKQRIWKKGESSGHTQEIVDIMIDCDDDTILLKVNQTGVACHTGRKSCFFTNLKTNEIISDVEVNTTEAYGVIDTLYHTILEKKNDDPTKSYTSKLLNGKENSMLKKIVEEAGELTFAIKDNDTEEIIYEAADLTYHVLVALASKNVSPDRVKQELARRFGMSGIEEKNSRTEK; translated from the coding sequence ATGAATCAAATAGATAAAATTGACTGGGAAAAAATGGATGGACTTGTTCCTGTTGTAACACAAGAAGCATCAACAAATGAAGTTCTTATGCTTGCATATATGAATAAAGAAGCACTAGACTTAACTCTTAAAACAAATACAGCTCATTACTTTAGTAGAAGCAAACAAAGAATTTGGAAAAAAGGTGAAAGCTCTGGTCATACTCAAGAAATCGTTGATATTATGATTGATTGTGATGATGATACTATTTTATTAAAAGTTAATCAAACAGGTGTAGCTTGTCATACAGGAAGAAAATCATGTTTCTTTACAAATCTTAAAACAAATGAAATAATTTCAGATGTAGAAGTAAATACAACAGAAGCTTATGGAGTAATTGATACTTTATACCATACAATTTTAGAAAAAAAGAATGATGATCCTACAAAATCATACACATCAAAACTTCTTAATGGAAAAGAAAACTCTATGCTTAAAAAAATAGTTGAAGAAGCTGGTGAATTAACTTTTGCAATAAAAGATAATGATACAGAAGAAATCATCTATGAAGCAGCTGATCTTACTTATCACGTTTTAGTAGCACTTGCATCTAAAAATGTAAGTCCTGATAGAGTAAAACAAGAACTAGCAAGAAGATTTGGTATGTCTGGAATTGAAGAAAAAAATTCAAGAACTGAAAAATAA
- a CDS encoding DUF2116 family Zn-ribbon domain-containing protein, which produces MKHSCQNCSKPIPLTKVFCSKDCKEAFFQKIAISIPKPFVKRLYFFCSEEEKEKEIFNFAKRHNWNKKIVKEKIEEAYNLYYECA; this is translated from the coding sequence ATGAAACACTCATGCCAAAACTGTTCTAAGCCTATCCCTCTTACAAAAGTTTTTTGTTCAAAAGATTGTAAAGAAGCTTTTTTCCAAAAAATTGCAATTTCTATACCTAAACCATTCGTTAAAAGGCTTTATTTTTTTTGTAGTGAAGAAGAAAAAGAAAAAGAAATTTTTAACTTTGCAAAAAGACATAATTGGAATAAAAAAATAGTTAAAGAAAAAATTGAAGAAGCTTATAATTTATACTATGAATGTGCTTAG
- a CDS encoding prohibitin family protein, with product MPIDNDYFKKKQQNGGGNSSNNNGGGGNYQPPFQPPEFFKNLGKKAGIIYAIIAVIVLLFIFKPFVIVESGQVGIKSTTGKYEEVPLRPGIHLYIPGFQKVVLVDTKVRLMNYASVETSGGFDQSIRLNPAINILDARGLPVSIELTVQYRLTAEGAPTTIANWGFSWEDKIINPVVRDIVRNVVGVYTAEELPTKRNEIAVKIENGVRSNIDALPTKPVALLSVQLREIVLPTKIKEQIERVQIANQESERVKYEVLRTKQEAEKRAAKATGDAEANRIEAQGRADAVTIEAKAQAAANMEIAKSLTPNLLKMQQIEIQGKFNEALKVNKDAKIFLTPGGSTPNIWVDTKNKTRDTAISQ from the coding sequence ATGCCAATAGATAACGATTATTTTAAAAAGAAACAACAAAATGGTGGAGGAAACTCTTCTAACAATAATGGAGGTGGTGGAAACTATCAACCTCCTTTCCAACCACCTGAATTTTTCAAAAATTTAGGTAAAAAAGCTGGAATAATATACGCAATAATTGCAGTAATTGTATTATTATTTATATTTAAACCTTTTGTAATAGTAGAATCAGGTCAAGTAGGTATTAAAAGTACAACAGGTAAATATGAAGAAGTACCATTAAGACCAGGTATTCATTTATATATTCCAGGTTTCCAAAAAGTTGTATTAGTAGATACAAAAGTAAGATTAATGAACTATGCTTCAGTTGAAACATCAGGTGGGTTTGATCAAAGTATTAGACTTAATCCTGCAATTAATATTCTAGATGCCAGAGGATTACCTGTTTCAATTGAATTAACTGTTCAATATAGACTTACAGCAGAAGGTGCACCAACAACTATTGCTAACTGGGGATTCTCATGGGAAGATAAAATTATCAATCCTGTAGTAAGAGATATAGTTAGAAATGTAGTTGGTGTATATACAGCTGAAGAATTACCAACAAAAAGAAATGAAATTGCTGTTAAAATTGAAAATGGTGTAAGATCAAATATCGATGCACTTCCTACTAAACCAGTTGCATTATTATCAGTTCAATTAAGAGAAATTGTTTTACCTACAAAGATTAAAGAACAAATTGAAAGAGTTCAAATTGCAAATCAAGAATCTGAAAGAGTTAAATACGAAGTTTTAAGAACTAAACAAGAAGCTGAAAAAAGAGCTGCAAAAGCTACTGGTGATGCTGAAGCTAATAGAATTGAAGCACAAGGTCGAGCTGATGCTGTAACTATTGAAGCAAAAGCACAAGCTGCTGCGAATATGGAAATTGCAAAATCTTTAACACCTAACTTACTTAAAATGCAACAAATTGAAATCCAAGGGAAATTCAATGAAGCACTTAAAGTTAATAAAGATGCAAAAATATTCTTAACACCTGGTGGTTCAACTCCAAATATTTGGGTTGACACTAAAAACAAAACAAGAGATACGGCAATAAGCCAATAA